The Persephonella sp. KM09-Lau-8 nucleotide sequence CAGCTAAAGAGCCTCCTTCAGCTCTCTTTTTTAATATATAACTAAACGCCTTCCAGCTATACATCATATATACATCTGCTCTTCCTTTTGCAACCATATTAAATGCACTATCTACTGTTGGAACCCAAATAATCTTTTTAATTCCATACTCTTCATATTTTTCTTTAGTCCAACCAGAACCAATAGTTTCTACTATTACTAAATTTTTTAAATCTTCAAAAGAATTTACTTTTAATATTTTGCAGGCTTTTGGATTATCCCGACGAAAAATTAAAGTTTCTTCTATATACCATATAGGTATTGTTGCAACCATGTATTTTTGCCTTTCTTTTGTATACGCCGTAATTATTCCATCTGCTTTTCCTTCTCTTACTAATTTCTGTGCTCTTTCCCATGGATACACAGCTTTTTTTAATGGAATATGAAGGCGTTTAAAAATTTCAGTCATTATTTCATTAAAAATACCTGCAGGTTGACCATCTTTTCCACGATAAATTGCAGGACAATAATCCTCATCATCTACCCATATAAATGGTCTTTCTTGTGCGTAGGTAAAAGATAAAGAAGAAAACAAAAAAAATATTATTAATAATTTTTTCACTGGTTCTTTCCTGAATTCCTACATATATTGTTAAAATTACCATATTAATAACTACTATTTAATATTATATAAAATAAGGGAAAAAGACAAATGAGAAAAATAGGTTTCTGGGAAGCTTATTCAATCGGTGTTGGTGGTATGATAGGTGGTGGCATTTTTGCTGTTCTCGGTTTGACTATTCTACTTGCTAAAGGAGCTGCACCTGTTGCTTTTATATTTGCAGGAATAATAGCCCTTCTTACATCTTATTCTTATGCAAAATTATCAGTTAGATATCCATCTGAGGGTGGAACTGTTGAATATTTAGTGAGAGCCTTTGGGAATAATATTTTTACTGCATATCTCAACACCCTATTACTTGCCAGTTATGTAATTATGCTTTCTCTATACTCTTATGCTTTTGGCAGTTATGCCTCTGCCTTATTTTTAGGACACGAAATAGAACTGGCAAAAAAATTATTTATTGTTTTAGTAATTATTTTCTTTACTGTAATAAATGCATTTGGGGCTTACATAAGTGGAAAAGCCGAAGATGTAATGGTTTTTATGAAGGTTGGCATATTGCTGTTTTTCTCTGCCCTTGGATTTTTAACAGGTGATTTTTCAAAACTATCTCCAGAACACTGGGAAAACATCCTGAAAATAATGACAGGAGGGTTAATCATATTCCTTGCTTATGAGGGCTTTGAGCTTATTGCAAATACAGCACAGGATATAGAAGACCCAGAGAGAACTCTTCCCAAAGCCTTTTATGCTGCCGTAACAACGGTAATTTTCGTTTATGTCCTTGTTTCTGCTGTAGCTGTAGCAAATTTGACATATGAAGAAGTTCAAAAATATCAGGATTATGCCCTTGCTGTAGCTGCAAAACCATTTTTAGGACAGGCTGGATTTGTTCTTATTGGAATTGCTGCACTTTTATCAACTGCATCTGCTATAAATGCCACTCTTTACGGAAGTGCACGGGTAAGCTATCTGGTAGCAAAATTTGGTGCATTACCCAAAAATATAACAAAACATGTATGGAAACACGCAACAGAAGGACTTTTTATACTTGCTATTTTAACAATCATATTTGCCACAACATTTAATCTGGAAAATATATCCATTGCAGGTAGTTTAGGATTTTTAATCATATTTGCAGGAGTGAATCTTGCAAATGTAAAACTTGCCTATTATACAGATTCAAATAGATTGATATCTCTAATAGCATTTTTATTATGTGTGATATCTATTGTGGTTCTAATTGGATATAATCTCAAAACAAACCCTGATGCCCTTGGATCTTCTATTGTAGTCCTTGTATTAACTCTTTTATTTGAGATTACATACAGATTTTTTACAAAAGTTCGATTACAGGAATATATAGATTGGAGACTAAAAGAAAGTGAAAATTTAATTAAAAGTTATGAAAAAATACTTCCTGAAATAAGCCGAAAGATAAAAGAAAAATATAATAATCCAGAAGTATATCTAATAGGTAAACTTGTCGAAAAAGGTAAGGAAAAAGCAGGACATATAAATTTAGTTGTTATTACCGATAAAAAGATAAAAAATAAAACAGAAGAAGAAAACAAAATAAAAACATTGCTTAATTTGGCAAAACATCATCCAGTTCATATAAAATTTTTAAGTAGGGGAGAAAAAGAAAAATTACCCGAAACTGCCAAAAAAATTCAATAAGGAGAGTAATATGAGAATCCAATATTTTCAACATGTTCCTTATGAAACACCTGCAAATATATTCAGATGGGCAAAAGACAGGGATATAACTCAAATAAAAGGAACTCATCTATATAAAAATGAACCATTTCCAGATTTTTCATCCTTTGATGCCCTTGTGATAATGGGTGGTCCTATGGGAGTTTATGATAAAGACAGATACCCATTTCTAAAAAAAGAAAAAGTTTTTATAGAAAATGCAATAAAACTTGGCAAAAAAGTTCTGGGAGTGTGTCTTGGGGCTCAACTGATTGCAGAAGTTATGGGGAGTAAAATTTATAAATGTGAAAATAAAGAGATTGGATGGTTTCCTGTTTTCAAAACAGATAAAGCTGAGAAATCCAAATACTTTTACGATTTTCCACAGGAAGTAGAAGTCTTCCACTGGCATGGAGATACATTTGATATTCCGGCAGGCACAATACACACATTCTATAGTGAAGGATGTCCTAATCAGGCTTTTGAAACAGAAGATGGAAAAGTAGTTGCCCTTCAGTTTCACTTTGAGGTTGATTTAGAAAGCGTAAAGAAATGGATTAAAGAAGGGGAAAATGAACTTAAACAGGAAGGAAAATATATCCAGAAACCTGAAGAGATGACTTCTGATTACAAAAAATTTATCCAGCTGGAAAACCATCTTTACCGATTTTTGGACAGATTCTTTTCTTTTTAATTTTTAGATTTTAAAAAATAAATAATAATAAAAATAATAATAGCCTGTGGATATGTGGATAACTCAAATTTTTATAAATTTATCAATAACTTACAGCGAAAGAAGAATGTGGATAACTTGTGGATAACCTGTGGATAACTCAAATTTTAAAAAATCTTTTTATTACAATAACTTACAGGTTAGTATTTACTAGCTTTCTTTATTTTTCAAATACTTAACCCTGTGGATAACTTTGTGGATAAGTTGAAGTTATCCACAATTTCAGGCCAAGTTATCCACAACTTTTGCTCAGTTATCCACAATTTTTTCTGAGTTATCCACAACCCCTGTGGATAACTTGTGGATAACTTTTGGATTTTGTATGTTTATCAATCACTTAGCTGATTTTCTTATTGTGGATAACCTGTGGATAACTTTTTTTCGAATATTCAGTATTACTTGAAAGTATTATAAAATATCCTTACCTTAATGTAAGGAGGTGATAAAGATGAGTGTAATTAAAAAAACTATTTCTATCCCTGAGGATGTTTACAAAGAAGCAAGAGAATTTTCAGAAAATTTTAGTCAGATAGTAAAAGAAGCACTTGAAGATTATTTAAAGAAAAAGAAAAAAGAAAAAATTTTGTCAATGGCGGGAAGTCTAAAAGATTGGGAAATAAAAGAGGGCTTGGAATATGAAAATAAAGCAAGAGAAGAGGATATTAGAACCCAAAAAGAAAGAGAAAAAGAATGGGATACATAATAGACACTGATGTTTGTATAGATTTTCTAAAAAATAAAGATTATGCAGTAAATCTTTTTTCAGAAATTCTAAATGAAAATTGTTATATAAGTATATTAACTCAGTATGAACTATTAAAAGGAGCTTTTACACCACAACAACAAAAGATAATCCAAGATTTTGTAAAGCTGATAGAAATAATAAATTTAGATGGAAACATTATAAAAACTGGAGCTGAGTTTTACAGAAAATACAGAAAAAAAGGTATTACACTTTCTAATATTGATTGTTTAATAATGGCAACTGCAAAAGAAAAAAATTTAAAAATGATTACAAGAAATGTTAAACACTATCCTGCGTTGGAACTTCTGTCGGAATTTTCTAAAAATTTACTTTAATAATTGCTTTTTGTAATTTTTCCGATTATAGATTTTTCCTGAAGATTATTAAGAAGCTCTTTGATTGTTTTTTTTAAAACAGGATGGATAAACTCAGGTTCTAAGTCGCAAAGAGGTTTCAGGACAAAATCCCTTTCATGAATACGGGGATGGGGAATAATCAGGTTTTCTTTTTCTAAAACGAGGTTTCCATAAAACAGGATGTCAATATCTATCTCTCTGGGACCCCATCTAAATCTTTTTATCCTTCCTGTTTGTTCCTCAACCTGTTTTATAAATTTTAATAACTCTTCAGGAGATAAATCTGTATATCCAGATATAGCCGTGTTCAAAAAATCAGGCTGGTTTTCGTAGCCTATAGCTTTTGATTCATAAATAGTAGCCTGTTTGATGTCTAAGATTTTAGTAGATAAAAACTTTATTGCTTGATTTATGTTTTCCTGTCTATTGCCGATATTTGAACCTAAAGCAAGAAATATTTTTTCCAAATAACCACCTTAAATGATAAAATCTTTAGTTATGTATTTTATTTTAGCAGTTTTATTACTTATACAGGCAGCTTTTTCAGAGGATTTTAATGCTCTCCTGAATGATGCACTTACTCAGGCTGAACAGGAGAGCTTAGATAGAGATTATATTATTGCTTTAAGGTCTTTTAATGATGGATTGTATCAAATGGCTATACACCATGGCCTTAAAGCCTTGAAAAAAATCAGCTCAGTTTCCCAAAAAGAAGACCTTGTTTATATGTTATCGATTGCCTATGCAAAAACAGACCAGAGAAAAAAATTACTTAATCTATTTAACAGGTATATAAACTCTAAATTTTCCACAGACACAAAAATGAGAATCTTTGTTGTGGTTAATAACTATTTTATAGACAAAGGCGCATACAAGATTAGTAGATATATAAAGAAAAAGGCAGCCCATCTGCTTAAAACAGAAAAACAGGTTTACGATATAACAACTCCAGAGTATCAAAGATTTGACCCTGGGATTAATATCTTTAAGCTTCAGGAAGATAATCTTATAGGATGGAATGAACTTTATATATCAAAGGAAAATACAACAATTATAGAAATCGCTAAAAAGCTTGACCTTGGATATGATGAACTAAGGATTGCCAATCCGCATGTTAACCCGTTTGATGTTCAAAAAGGAATGGCTGTTTTCATCCCAAGAAGAAGACTTCTACCTGAACAAAATTTTGAATTTGGAACTATTTATATAAATCTTTCAGAAAAAAGGCTTTATTATCCTCTAATAATAGATGAAGATGCTTATGTTATAACTTTTCCTGTTGGAATTGGGGTTGATGATAAAAAATCCCCTGTAGGAGAGTTTAAGATCACCCAGAAAAAAGAACATCCAGAATGGGTCGTTCCAAAATCCATCAGAGAAGAAAACCCTAATTTACCTCCTGTAGTTCCGCCTGGACCTGATAATCCCCTTGGTGTAAGGGCAATGAGGCTTGGACATACAGATTATCTGCTGCATGGAACAAGTAAAAAATTTGGTATTGGGATGAAAGTAAGCCATGGATGTATAAGAATGTATAACAGCGATGTTATCAGATTATTTGATATAGTCCCAAAAGGAACAAAGGTTGTTATTACGGAAAAAGATTATAAAGTTTACAAAAATCATAATGTTTATGTAGAAATATTTAGCCTGAACGAAAATGATAAGAACCAAATTTTGAAACTCTTAAGAGAAAAAGGAACAAATATATCATCCCATCTAATAGAATTCTATGGAAAAGAAAAAAGGGGATATGCAATCCCCCTTTTACCTTGAATTATTTAGAAAGAGATTTTCTCATTACTCTTTCGATGTTTTCAGAAATTCTGTCTAATTTACCTTCAAGTGCATCAACTCTCTGGCTAAGATTTTGGATAGCAGAAGAGTTTTCTTGGATCTGATTTTTCATAGCTGAGTGCTCTTCAGCTACAGCATTGACCTTTCCTTCAAGGTCTCCAAGTTTAGCTTTGATATCTGCATCTCCTTGCTCAAGGCTGTTAACTTTTCCTTCCAGAGCTTGAAGTTTTTCCAGGATTTTTGCATCTTGCTCATCAACGTAAGACTTAGATGCACAGCCTGTGAGAACTGCTGCTGAAATACCTAAAACAGCACCTACTTTTAAAACTTTTCCAAACATAATCTAACCTCCCTAAATGTGTATTTTAGAATTATCTTAATAGTTAATCATCTAAAGGTCAAATTATATTTATATTTGATTTAATTTGCGAATATTCGGATATCAATATATAATTTAAATGCTACCCTCCTAATAATCTTTACCGGATCTGCCACCTGAGGTACCATAAAGGTACCTCATTTCTATTTCGGAGAAAAAATGGAAAATCTTAAAAGTAGAGCATTAAAAATAAAGTGGTGCATTCTCGATGTTGATGGCGTTCTGACAGATGGTAAAATCATTTATGATTCTCAAGGAAATGAATTAAAACAATTTAATGTAAAAGATGGTCTTGGAATAAATCTTCTTCATAAAGCTGGTATTAAAACAGCTATTATCACCAGCCGTAATTCTCCTATAGTGAAAAAAAGAGCTTCAGAACTGGGAATAACAGAAGTTATCCAGAATGCAAAAAACAAGCTTGAAGCATACGGATATTTAAAGGAAAAATACAATATTGCAGATGAAGAAGTTTTATATGTCGGTGATGATTTAGTTGATATACCTATTTTAAAAAGGGTTGGTTTTCCTGTTTGTGTGAAAGATGCTGTAAATGAGCTTAAAGATTTGGTTGCTTATGTTACCAGAAAAAAAGGCGGAGAAGGAGCTGTAAGAGAAATAGCAGAGCTAATTTTAAAATTACAGGGGAAATATGAAGAGGTAATAAAGGATTATTACAGGTAAAATATGGAAAAAGATAGGGAAAAATGGAATAAAAAGTATAAGGAAGAAGAATATCCATGGGAAAAACCCTCTGAAATAGTGGGAAAGTTCTATACCCTTGCTAAAAATAAAGGAAAAGCCCTTGATTTAGCCTGTGGATTAGGGAGAAATTCTATTTTTCTTGCCAGAAAAGGTTTCAAAGTAGATGCAGTTGATATATCTGATGTAGCTTTGAAAAAACTAAAAGAAAAAGCACCAGAAGTAAATACTATAAATGCTGACCTTGATACATATAATATTCCTGAAAATACCTATGACCTTATTATAAACATTAATTATTTAAACAGAAGACTTGTTCCACAGATAAAAGAAGGCTTAAAAAAAGATGGCATTCTAATTTTTGAAACATTTACTCTATCTGAAGATAAGGACAT carries:
- a CDS encoding class I SAM-dependent methyltransferase, coding for MEKDREKWNKKYKEEEYPWEKPSEIVGKFYTLAKNKGKALDLACGLGRNSIFLARKGFKVDAVDISDVALKKLKEKAPEVNTINADLDTYNIPENTYDLIININYLNRRLVPQIKEGLKKDGILIFETFTLSEDKDIMQPKNKDYLLRPNELLRLFSDLYIVFYQEKKITKPNGEKAFVSSLVAIKKCLL
- a CDS encoding type II toxin-antitoxin system VapC family toxin; protein product: MGYIIDTDVCIDFLKNKDYAVNLFSEILNENCYISILTQYELLKGAFTPQQQKIIQDFVKLIEIINLDGNIIKTGAEFYRKYRKKGITLSNIDCLIMATAKEKNLKMITRNVKHYPALELLSEFSKNLL
- a CDS encoding APC family permease codes for the protein MRKIGFWEAYSIGVGGMIGGGIFAVLGLTILLAKGAAPVAFIFAGIIALLTSYSYAKLSVRYPSEGGTVEYLVRAFGNNIFTAYLNTLLLASYVIMLSLYSYAFGSYASALFLGHEIELAKKLFIVLVIIFFTVINAFGAYISGKAEDVMVFMKVGILLFFSALGFLTGDFSKLSPEHWENILKIMTGGLIIFLAYEGFELIANTAQDIEDPERTLPKAFYAAVTTVIFVYVLVSAVAVANLTYEEVQKYQDYALAVAAKPFLGQAGFVLIGIAALLSTASAINATLYGSARVSYLVAKFGALPKNITKHVWKHATEGLFILAILTIIFATTFNLENISIAGSLGFLIIFAGVNLANVKLAYYTDSNRLISLIAFLLCVISIVVLIGYNLKTNPDALGSSIVVLVLTLLFEITYRFFTKVRLQEYIDWRLKESENLIKSYEKILPEISRKIKEKYNNPEVYLIGKLVEKGKEKAGHINLVVITDKKIKNKTEEENKIKTLLNLAKHHPVHIKFLSRGEKEKLPETAKKIQ
- a CDS encoding HAD family hydrolase; amino-acid sequence: MENLKSRALKIKWCILDVDGVLTDGKIIYDSQGNELKQFNVKDGLGINLLHKAGIKTAIITSRNSPIVKKRASELGITEVIQNAKNKLEAYGYLKEKYNIADEEVLYVGDDLVDIPILKRVGFPVCVKDAVNELKDLVAYVTRKKGGEGAVREIAELILKLQGKYEEVIKDYYR
- a CDS encoding type II toxin-antitoxin system CcdA family antitoxin is translated as MSVIKKTISIPEDVYKEAREFSENFSQIVKEALEDYLKKKKKEKILSMAGSLKDWEIKEGLEYENKAREEDIRTQKEREKEWDT
- a CDS encoding type 1 glutamine amidotransferase; translation: MRIQYFQHVPYETPANIFRWAKDRDITQIKGTHLYKNEPFPDFSSFDALVIMGGPMGVYDKDRYPFLKKEKVFIENAIKLGKKVLGVCLGAQLIAEVMGSKIYKCENKEIGWFPVFKTDKAEKSKYFYDFPQEVEVFHWHGDTFDIPAGTIHTFYSEGCPNQAFETEDGKVVALQFHFEVDLESVKKWIKEGENELKQEGKYIQKPEEMTSDYKKFIQLENHLYRFLDRFFSF
- a CDS encoding transporter substrate-binding domain-containing protein, translated to MKKLLIIFFLFSSLSFTYAQERPFIWVDDEDYCPAIYRGKDGQPAGIFNEIMTEIFKRLHIPLKKAVYPWERAQKLVREGKADGIITAYTKERQKYMVATIPIWYIEETLIFRRDNPKACKILKVNSFEDLKNLVIVETIGSGWTKEKYEEYGIKKIIWVPTVDSAFNMVAKGRADVYMMYSWKAFSYILKKRAEGGSLAEGYQNMVAIAPMFAKIPFRLLIRKDSPFAKRLQDFNRVIEEMKKDGTLKRIRIKYATLAPVICNQK
- the folK gene encoding 2-amino-4-hydroxy-6-hydroxymethyldihydropteridine diphosphokinase, producing the protein MEKIFLALGSNIGNRQENINQAIKFLSTKILDIKQATIYESKAIGYENQPDFLNTAISGYTDLSPEELLKFIKQVEEQTGRIKRFRWGPREIDIDILFYGNLVLEKENLIIPHPRIHERDFVLKPLCDLEPEFIHPVLKKTIKELLNNLQEKSIIGKITKSNY
- a CDS encoding L,D-transpeptidase is translated as MIKSLVMYFILAVLLLIQAAFSEDFNALLNDALTQAEQESLDRDYIIALRSFNDGLYQMAIHHGLKALKKISSVSQKEDLVYMLSIAYAKTDQRKKLLNLFNRYINSKFSTDTKMRIFVVVNNYFIDKGAYKISRYIKKKAAHLLKTEKQVYDITTPEYQRFDPGINIFKLQEDNLIGWNELYISKENTTIIEIAKKLDLGYDELRIANPHVNPFDVQKGMAVFIPRRRLLPEQNFEFGTIYINLSEKRLYYPLIIDEDAYVITFPVGIGVDDKKSPVGEFKITQKKEHPEWVVPKSIREENPNLPPVVPPGPDNPLGVRAMRLGHTDYLLHGTSKKFGIGMKVSHGCIRMYNSDVIRLFDIVPKGTKVVITEKDYKVYKNHNVYVEIFSLNENDKNQILKLLREKGTNISSHLIEFYGKEKRGYAIPLLP